One Triticum dicoccoides isolate Atlit2015 ecotype Zavitan chromosome 5B, WEW_v2.0, whole genome shotgun sequence genomic window carries:
- the LOC119309480 gene encoding uncharacterized protein LOC119309480 — protein MPAEPKPPAKPWPPATSTSTSRTKTTTRPFIAAASFEDDDDDFHIPPPASRPRPLKPSSNGAVSRHLRKKLQLPSPYSGKENRPVASSTESVVTVAAAAAETLAGRSRVGTGTRRVPEGNEVTIGGICGISRSHSDGPKLGAAEKTGLGGYDGCNGSSSSFPNSRESSVLESGETCNLGSWHSEEADGVSRACNAVPEERVVVGRSGSWLHSSVSDEGNVDIEAEIASRSETQKNERSGFEVHDGNCPSCSIVSELLVPDSKYDFGGADCKYFQEPGLGISSLVSEERKVAVEDAATLSPETREKKSSSTADCVEYLSSNSVESVLLESCTTHHVEQDDCDNFEIGTQLNELINLCMEDQVHSHRNSRASPVEGNKMDSGGFESVYKVQCPLCGSDISDLSEELQLAHTNNCLDEDEPAKESNPNHERGPCDGENIENKCVVEWLRNLGLSKYEEVFTKEEVDWETLQWLTEEDLLGMGITSLGPRKKIIHALGELRRKNDNANDTEADVLISENTKRTKGPMSGNKLITEFFRCSSSDQKQRDHKVQKPSNLNNQKNSSAKVATSRSRTRKSKVKDTPLWCCIPGTPFRVDAFRYLRGDCCHWFLTHFHLDHYQGLTKSFCHGKIYCTSITANLVHHKIGVPWDRMHVLPLNKRITVAGINLTCFDANHCPGSIIILFEPPNGKAVLHTGDFRFSSEMANNSVLQSSHIHTLILDTTYCNPRYDFPSQGIVIQFVIEAIQAEAFNPKTLFLIGSYTIGKERLFTEVARLLQKKIYVGAAKLQILKHLELPQEIMPWLTANEAESHIHVVPMWTLASFKRLKHLSSQYADRYDLIVAFCPTGWSFGKGRKKTPGRRWQQGTIIRYEVPYSEHSSFTELREFVRFISPEHIVPSVNNDGPESADAMLAQLLND, from the exons ATGCCGGCGGAACCCAAGCCCCCCGCGAAGCCATGGCCGCCGgcgacctccacctccacctcccgtACCAAGACCACAACCAGGCCCTTCATCGCCGCCGCAAGCttcgaagacgacgacgacgacttccATATCCCTCCCCCCGCCAGCCGCCCCCGTCCCTTGAAGCCCTCCTCCAACGGCGCCGTCTCGCGCCACCTCCGTAAGAAGCTACAGCTGCCGTCACCCTACTCCGGTAAGGAGAACCGCCCCGTTGCCAGTTCCACCGAGAGTGTTGTTACAGTGGCCGCGGCGGCTGCCGAAACCCTAGCGGGCCGTTCGAGGGTTGGTACCGGCACGCGCCGCGTACCGGAGGGCAACGAAGTGACGATTGGAGGAATTTGCGGCATATCGAGGTCCCATTCCGATGGCCCCAAGTTAGGCGCTGCTGAGAAGACAGGATTGGGCGGATACGACGGTTGCAACGGAAGTTCCAGTAGCTTCCCCAATTCGAGAGAATCGAGTGTTTTGGAGTCAGGCGAAACATGTAATTTGGGGAGTTGGCACTCTGAAGAGGCGGATGGGGTATCCAGGGCTTGTAATGCGGTTCCTGAGGAGAGGGTGGTGGTGGGGAGATCTGGTTCATGGCTCCATAGCTCTGTCTCTGATGAAGGGAATGTGGATATAGAAGCTGAGATTGCATCTCGATCCGAGACCCAAAAGAATGAGCGGAGTGGATTTGAAGTTCATGACGGCAATTGCCCCTCATGTTCTATAGTATCAGAGCTTTTAGTCCCGGATTCAAAATACGATTTTGGAGGTGCAGATTGCAAATACTTCCAAGAGCCTGGATTAGGAATCTCTAGCTTGGTTTCTGAAGAGAGAAAAGTTGCTGTAGAAGATGCTGCTACTCTCAGTCCTGAGACCAGGGAGAAGAAATCAAGCTCAACTGCAGATTGTGTAGAGTATCTATCCTCGAATTCAGTTGAATCGGTGCTTCTGGAATCATGTACGACCCATCATGTTGAACAGGACGATTGTGATAATTTTGAGATTGGAACCCAGCTTAATGAGCTCATAAACCTGTGCATGGAGGATCAGGTGCATAGTCATCGTAACAGCAGGGCATCTCCTGTTGAAGGGAATAAAATGGATTCTGGGGGGTTTGAGTCAGTTTATAAAGTGCAGTGCCCATTATGTGGGTCAGATATTTCTGATCTGAGTGAGGAGCTCCAGCTAGCACATACTAACAATTGCCTCGACGAAGATGAACCTGCTAAG GAATCTAATCCTAATCATGAAAGAGGACCTTGTGATGGAGAAAATATTGAGAACAAGTGTGTTGTAGAATGGTTAAGGAACCTGGGGCTATCTAAATATGAGGAAGTTTTTACCAAAGAAGAAGTTGACTGGGAGACCTTGCAGTGGCTCACAGAAGAG GATCTTCTTGGTATGGGAATTACTTCCCTTGGACCCAGAAAGAAAATTATCCATGCCCTTGGTGAATTAAGGAGGAAAAATGACAATGCTAATGACACAGAAGCAGATGTGTTAATTTCTGAAAATACTAAAAGGACTAAAGGTCCAATGAGCGGGAATAAATTAATTACGGAATTCTTTCGGTGTTCCTCATCTGATCAGAAACAGAGAGACCACAAAGTCCAGAAACCATCTAATTTAAATAACCAGAAAAATTCTAGTGCCAAGGTGGCTACTAGCAGAAGTCGTACTCGAAAATCAAAGGTTAAAGATACACCTCTTTGGTGTTGTATCCCAGGAACACCTTTTCGAGTG GATGCATTTCGCTACTTACGAGGAGATTGCTGTcactggtttttgacacacttccaTCTAGACC ATTACCAAGGCTTGACTAAGAGCTTTTGTCATGGGAAGATATACTGTACCTCAATAACAGCAAACCTTGTACACCATAAGATTGGTGTCCCATGGGATAGAATGCATGTATTGCCACTGAACAAAAGGATTACTGTTGCTGGTATTAATTTGACATGTTTTGATGCCAACCATTGCCCTGGATCAATAATCATCCTTTTTGAGCCTCCCAATGGTAAG GCTGTTCTGCACACTGGAGACTTCCGATTTTCTTCCGAGATGGCCAACAATTCTGTTTTGCAGTCTTCTCACATCCACACTCTAATACTTGACACGACCTACTGTAATCCACGA TATGACTTCCCAAGTCAAGGGATTGTAATACAATTTGTCATTGAGGCCATACAAGCAGAAGCTTTTAATCCAAAAACACTGTTTTTGATTGGCAGCTACACAATTG GAAAAGAAAGACTGTTTACGGAGGTTGCCCGTTTGCTTCAGAAGAAAATATATGTTGGAGCTGCAAAGCTGCAAATATTAAAGCACTTGGAGCTTCCTCAGGAAATCATGCCCTGGTTGACAGCCAATGAAGCTGAAAGTCACATACATGTTGTCCCCATGTGGACTCTAGCAAGCTTCAAACGATTGAAACATTTATCGAGTCAATATGCT GACCGGTATGACCTCATTGTGGCATTTTGTCCTACTGGTTGGTCATTTGGTAAAGGGAGGAAAAAGACACCAGGCAGAAGGTGGCAACAAGGGACAATCATCAG aTATGAAGTACCGTACAGTGAGCACAGTAGCTTCACAGAACTCCGAGAATTTGTCCGGTTCATATCACCAGAGCATATAGTTCCCAGTGTAAACAATGATGGCCCTGAGAGTGCAGATGCTATGCTGGCCCAACTGTTAAATGACTAG
- the LOC119309481 gene encoding 20 kDa chaperonin, chloroplastic-like, with protein sequence MASVHLCGPKVASAAMAKPALADGLRVPPSSSARPVPTGRRFRGLVVRAATVVSPKYTSVKPLGDRVLVKTKTTEDKTAGGILLPTTAQSRPQAGEVVAVGEGRSLGSNIVEISVPVGAKVIYSKYAGTELEFNDTTHLIMKEDDIIGILDTDDVKDLKPLSDRILIKVAESEEETAGGLLLTQASKEKPSVGTVVAVGPGGLGDDGSRTPLSITPGSSVLYSKYAGSEFKGSEGEYIVLRSSDVIAVLSS encoded by the exons ATGGCGTCGGTGCATCTATGCGGCCCCAAGGTGGCGTCCGCGGCGATGGCGAAGCCAGCGTTGGCGGACGGGCTCCGTGTCCCCCCTTCGTCGTCGGCGCGTCCCGTGCCGACGGGGCGGAGGTTCCGGGGCCTCGTCGTCAGGGCCGCCACGGTCGTGTCCCCCAAG TATACTTCTGTGAAACCATTGGGAGATAGGGTACTAGTGAAGACCAAGACTACTGAGGATAAAACTGCTGGAGGGATATTGCTTCCAACAACAGCTCAGTCAAGACCACAAGCAGGGGAGGTTGTTGCAGTTGGAGAGGGGAGAAGCTTAGGCAGCAACATCGTCGAGATCAGTGTTCCG GTTGGTGCCAAAGTTATTTACTCTAAATACGCTGGTACCGAGTTGGAATTCAATGATACCACCCACCTCATTATGAAAGAAGATGACATCATTGGTATTCTTGACACTGATGACGTGAAAGATCTGAAGCCACTGAGTGACCGTATTCTCATTAAG GTTGCAGAGTCTGAAGAGGAAACTGCTGGCGGTTTGCTATTGACACAGGCGTCGAAAGAGAAGCCTTCTGTTGGAACA GTGGTCGCTGTTGGCCCTGGGGGTTTGGGCGATGATGGCAGCAGGACGCCCTTGTCAATCACTCCTGGGAGCAGCGTGCTGTACTCCAAGTATGCGGGAAGCGAGTTCAAGGGTTCGGAAGGCGAGTACATCGTTCTCAGGTCATCCGACGTGATAGCTGTGCTGTCATCGTAA